A single genomic interval of Malania oleifera isolate guangnan ecotype guangnan chromosome 11, ASM2987363v1, whole genome shotgun sequence harbors:
- the LOC131168625 gene encoding G-type lectin S-receptor-like serine/threonine-protein kinase CES101: MSNAMAKLILLCIPWSFLSLAPSSSASRNMLFPGDALGFSDQLVSAGGKFKFGFFRPRASTNCYVAIWLNAEVAGSEDKQVVWVANRNTPISDTSEDLQLQIARDGTLQVSCGRGRLFILNPKLQQGNTSANVTVTLLDSGNLVVGEFGSNGNKTQVFWESFDEPTDTLLPGMKLGFNLRTGRNRTLSSWMSRDVPTPGVFTLGLDPGGSRQLILWWHQSVYWSSGLWENGRFEYLIPFGGHNFSYVSNGYESYFYYSAGEGIFFPRMVMNFLGQVLVGNGTKTQLSTVISCSTYPTNYGCVEQKLPTCRSPRDWIDGRKESVHGHRFELMESSNELGFIDCQAKCLKNCSCVAFNSKNDDGTGCEILGMGMGLTDYSRVEDVYIVQSQTLIEVKEFAGRNPASMIKWWMWLSIAAGASGTLLLCTACYIKWRKLRAKGDNRIEQWTMFNELRGNATLSICCGIWKKHEKTGKSNHELRLFSLDSIAAATDNFSTTNKLGQGGFGPVYKGNLLDGQEVAIKRLEKSSGQGLLEFQNEIILIAKLQHTNLVRLLGCCVQGEEKVLIYEYMANKSLDFFLFDPCRRKLLDWKTRFNIVEGIAQGLVYLHKFSRLKVIHRDLKASNILLDENMNPKISDFGIARIFEWNEAEANTKRVVGTYGYMSPEYAMKGIVSVKTDVFSFGVLLVEIVTGKKIIRSHDHTEHPVNLIGNAWQCWKDGRALELKDPTLDDSCHNEVLKCIHVGLLCVQDRAKDRPTMPDVVSMLTSDAMMLPGPKRPAFLIDAGAEENNLENFSLNNVSITLDAR, translated from the exons ATGAGCAACGCAATGGCAAAGCTTATCCTTCTCTGCATCCCATGGAGCTTCCTCTCCCTGGCGCCTTCTTCCTCCGCCAGTCGAAACATGCTCTTCCCCGGCGATGCACTCGGATTTTCCGACCAACTGGTTTCCGCCGGCGGAAAATTCAAGTTTGGGTTCTTCAGGCCCCGCGCTTCCACCAACTGTTACGTCGCGATCTGGCTCAACGCCGAAGTTGCAGGTTCAGAGGACAAGCAGGTGGTGTGGGTCGCCAATCGGAACACGCCCATCTCCGACACTTCCGAAGATCTCCAATTACAGATCGCGAGGGACGGCACTTTGCAAGTTTCTTGCGGGCGGGGCAGGCTTTTTATATTAAATCCTAAGCTACAACAGGGCAATACTAGTGCTAATGTCACTGTTACTCTGCTCGACTCTGGAAATTTGGTAGTGGGCGAATTTGGCTCTAATGGGAACAAAACACAAGTGTTTTGGGAAAGTTTCGATGAGCCGACGGACACCCTTTTGCCTGGAATGAAATTGGGATTCAACTTGAGGACTGGCCGAAATCGGACGCTAAGTTCATGGATGAGCAGAGACGTTCCCACTCCAGGGGTTTTTACTCTTGGTCTGGACCCTGGAGGGTCGCGCCAGTTGATCCTCTGGTGGCACCAGAGTGTGTATTGGAGTAGTGGGTTGTGGGAGAATGGCCGATTTGAGTATTTGATTCCATTTGGTGGGCATAATTTTAGTTATGTCTCGAATGGGTATGAGAGCTACTTTTACTACTCTGCAGGAGAAGGGATATTTTTCCCGAGGATGGTGATGAACTTTTTGGGTCAAGTGCTGGTTGGGAATGGGACTAAAACGCAGTTGAGCACAGTGATTTCTTGTTCTACTTATCCCACTAATTATGGATGTGTGGAGCAGAAGTTGCCAACGTGCAGGAGCCCTCGGGACTGGATAGACGGAAGGAAAGAATCCGTCCATGGACATAGGTTTGAGTTAATGGAAAGCAGCAATGAGCTGGGTTTCATTGATTGTCAGGCCAAGTGTTTGAAGAATTGCTCCTGTGTGGCTTTTAATTCCAAGAATGATGATGGTACTGGCTGTGAGATTTTGGGTATGGGAATGGGCTTGACTGACTATAGTCGTGTGGAAGATGTCTACATTGTTCAATCTCAG ACGTTGATTGAAGTCAAAGAATTTGCTGGCCGTAATCCAGCGAGCATGATCAAGTGGTGGATGTGGCTAAGCATTGCAGCAGGAGCTTCTGGTACACTCTTGCTGTGCACAGCCTGCTACATAAAATGGAGAAAACTTAGAGCGAAAG GGGATAACAGAATAGAACAATGGACGATGTTCAACGAGTTGAGAGGTAATGCAACACTTTCCATCTGTTGTGGCATTTGGAAGAAGCATGAAAAGACTGGGAAGTCAAATCACGAGTTGCGATTATTCAGCCTTGATAGCATTGCAGCTGCCACAGACAACTTTTCAACAACAAACAAGCTTGGCCAGGGTGGATTTGGACCTGTTTACAAG GGAAATTTGCTCGATGGGCAAGAAGTAGCGATAAAGAGACTCGAGAAAAGTTCAGGACAAGGGCTGTTGGAGTTCCAGAATGAAATTATACTCATTGCCAAGCTCCAGCACACAAATCTGGTCAGACTTTTAGGGTGCTGCGTTCAGGGAGAAGAAAAAGTACTAATCTATGAATACATGGCGAACAAGAGCCTAGATTTCTTTCTCTTTG ATCCTTGCAGAAGGAAACTATTAGATTGGAAAACACGCTTCAACATTGTTGAAGGGATTGCTCAAGGACTTGTTTATCTTCACAAATTTTCAAGACTGAAAGTAATTCATAGAGATTTAAAAGCCAGCAACATTTTACTCGACGAAAACATGAATCCAAAAATATCAGATTTTGGCATAGCTAGAATATTTGAGTGGAACGAAGCTGAAGCAAACACAAAGCGAGTTGTTGGAACATA TGGTTATATGTCTCCTGAGTATGCCATGAAAGGCATTGTTTCAGTGAAGACTGATGTATTCAGTTTTGGAGTCTTACTGGTAGAGATTGTGACCGGCAAGAAGATTATTAGAAGCCATGATCATACAGAACACCCAGTAAATCTGATAGGAAAT GCATGGCAATGTTGGAAAGATGGAAGAGCATTGGAGCTTAAGGACCCAACTTTAGATGATTCATGCCATAATGAAGTGTTGAAATGCATTCATGTGGGTCTCTTGTGTGTACAAGACCGTGCCAAGGACAGACCAACCATGCCAGATGTTGTTTCTATGTTGACAAGTGATGCCATGATGCTACCAGGACCAAAGAGACCAGCATTTCTAATTGATGCAGGTGCAGAGGAAAACAACTTAGAAAATTTTTCCCTAAATAATGTATCGATAACATTGGACGCTAGGTAA